In the genome of Hymenobacter taeanensis, one region contains:
- a CDS encoding glycoside hydrolase family 88 protein, protein MLRPVSVPRLLAALCLALSIALSAHAQQRKINVKQEFDRAGQQLTRLLQTHPDVTKFPYSSKPDGSLKDTPSEWWTSGFFGGTLWYMFEYTKQPQWQQAADRWTMAMAQEQTNTGTHDLGFMLYCPFGNGLRLTQNPAYKPVLLTGAKSLATRFNPEVGLIKSWNNFQGYKYPVIIDNMMNLELLCWAARTTGDSTLRRLSITHADNTLRNHFRPDGSTYHVVCYDEHGQVLAKKTAQGAADNSAWARGQAWAIYGYTTMFRDTKLARYQEQARKTADFFLNHPNLPADKIPYWDFNAPNIPQEERDASAAAIVASALLELQQYCPAADAKRYRKAAEQMLVSLSSPTYRAAVGENNNFLIKHCVAHKPAKTEVDAPLTYADYYYLEALLRYNQLK, encoded by the coding sequence ATGCTCCGTCCCGTTTCCGTTCCGCGTCTGTTGGCAGCGCTCTGCCTTGCCCTATCCATAGCCCTGAGTGCGCACGCGCAGCAACGTAAGATTAATGTCAAGCAGGAGTTTGACCGGGCGGGGCAGCAGCTCACGCGGCTGCTCCAGACTCACCCCGACGTCACGAAGTTTCCTTACTCCAGCAAGCCCGACGGCTCCCTCAAGGATACGCCTTCGGAGTGGTGGACCAGCGGCTTTTTTGGCGGCACACTGTGGTACATGTTTGAGTATACGAAGCAGCCTCAATGGCAACAGGCCGCCGACCGCTGGACGATGGCCATGGCCCAGGAGCAGACCAACACCGGCACCCACGACCTGGGCTTTATGTTGTATTGCCCCTTCGGAAATGGCCTGCGCCTCACCCAAAACCCCGCTTACAAGCCCGTATTGCTTACCGGCGCCAAGTCATTGGCTACGCGATTTAACCCCGAAGTGGGCCTGATTAAGTCGTGGAATAACTTTCAGGGCTACAAGTACCCGGTCATCATTGATAACATGATGAACCTGGAGCTGCTATGCTGGGCCGCCCGCACTACCGGCGACTCTACCCTGCGCCGCCTCAGCATCACGCATGCCGACAACACCCTGCGTAACCACTTCCGGCCCGATGGCAGCACCTACCACGTAGTGTGCTACGATGAGCATGGCCAGGTACTGGCGAAGAAAACCGCCCAGGGTGCCGCCGATAACTCAGCGTGGGCGCGGGGTCAGGCCTGGGCTATCTACGGGTACACCACCATGTTCCGCGACACCAAGCTGGCGCGTTACCAGGAGCAGGCCCGCAAAACCGCCGACTTCTTCCTTAACCATCCCAACCTGCCCGCCGATAAGATTCCGTACTGGGATTTCAACGCCCCCAACATTCCGCAGGAAGAGCGCGATGCTTCTGCGGCGGCCATTGTGGCCTCGGCGCTGCTGGAGCTGCAGCAGTACTGCCCCGCCGCCGATGCCAAGCGCTACCGCAAAGCGGCTGAGCAGATGCTAGTGAGCCTAAGCAGCCCCACCTACCGGGCCGCCGTGGGTGAGAACAATAACTTCCTTATCAAGCACTGCGTGGCCCACAAACCGGCCAAAACCGAGGTGGATGCACCCCTCACCTACGCCGACTATTACTACCTGGAAGCCCTATTACGCTATAACCAGCTGAAATAA
- a CDS encoding DUF2490 domain-containing protein, with product MLPARLRTSLYLLAAVGGSSTQLAQAQTNATYDPRWGSWFIATVQLPPGQKGWGAFAEVQGRANAVARQFFYYELKSGVTYNLSKSFTLMVAGGRYSTSDYRDLDDGPLNRENRLWEQLTLTQNLARLKLEHRYRVEQRWFSFRDDIKPAGSFTYRNRIRYRFNAFLPLNQTTITDKTVFLSVYDEVFLNPRGPAFERNRVYAGVGYQFDSHWTLQAGWVNQANYTSANFRNNVYTPQTTLDKNNLVLALMYRIKRTKSAVVPTPERLPSQQD from the coding sequence ATGCTGCCCGCCAGACTTCGCACTTCCCTTTATCTGCTGGCTGCCGTTGGCGGAAGCAGCACCCAGCTGGCGCAGGCGCAAACCAATGCCACATATGACCCGCGCTGGGGCAGTTGGTTTATTGCAACGGTGCAGCTTCCGCCCGGGCAAAAAGGCTGGGGGGCATTTGCAGAAGTACAGGGTCGTGCAAACGCGGTAGCGCGCCAGTTTTTCTACTATGAGCTGAAAAGCGGCGTCACCTATAATCTGAGCAAAAGCTTTACCCTGATGGTGGCCGGAGGCCGCTACTCCACCTCCGACTACCGTGACCTGGATGACGGCCCACTAAACCGAGAAAACCGGCTCTGGGAGCAGCTCACACTTACCCAGAACCTGGCCCGCCTAAAGCTGGAGCACCGCTACCGGGTGGAGCAGCGCTGGTTTTCCTTTCGGGATGATATTAAACCCGCCGGCTCCTTCACCTACCGCAACCGCATCCGCTACCGGTTTAATGCGTTTTTGCCGCTCAACCAAACCACTATTACCGACAAAACCGTGTTTCTGTCAGTGTACGATGAGGTGTTTCTAAATCCGCGCGGGCCGGCGTTTGAGCGTAACCGGGTATATGCGGGCGTAGGCTATCAGTTTGATTCGCACTGGACGCTCCAGGCAGGCTGGGTAAACCAGGCGAATTACACGTCCGCAAACTTCCGCAACAACGTGTACACGCCCCAAACCACCCTCGACAAGAACAACCTGGTGCTGGCCCTTATGTACCGGATTAAGCGCACCAAAAGTGCGGTAGTACCTACTCCCGAGCGCCTTCCGTCTCAGCAAGATTAA
- a CDS encoding putative sulfate/molybdate transporter encodes MPITAPSPNRPRIRFDRNELAGAFGDLGTDLPLLIGVIAASGMDSAGVLIMFGLMQLFSGLWYGMPMPVQPLKAFAALVIAQKIPGRVIWGGGLAVGVSMLVLSVTGLIDGLARLVPKTVIRGIQFGLALQLATLALKQYIPADGLPGYGLAAAGFLVTVVLLGNRRWPAALVVLALGVAYGLIFKLDFANAQRAVGLHLPSWHVPARADILLGAVLLALPQIPLSLGNSVLATKQVVDDYFPDRPLTVRKISFTYALMNLVNPFLGGFPVCHGSGGMVGHYTFGGRTGGSVVLYGLLFLVLGLFFSQGFQQIVHIFPLPVLGVLLLFEALTLATLLRDISGSRSDLLLALLVGLLCSGLPYGYLVGLLVGTSLYYAMQRGWVGLGK; translated from the coding sequence ATGCCCATCACAGCTCCGTCTCCTAACCGCCCTAGAATTCGCTTTGACCGCAATGAGCTGGCCGGGGCGTTTGGGGATTTAGGCACGGATCTGCCCTTGCTCATTGGGGTAATTGCCGCTTCAGGCATGGATAGCGCCGGGGTACTGATCATGTTTGGGCTGATGCAGCTGTTTTCGGGGCTGTGGTATGGAATGCCCATGCCGGTACAGCCTCTGAAGGCCTTTGCCGCGCTGGTCATTGCCCAGAAAATTCCGGGCCGCGTGATTTGGGGTGGCGGGTTGGCCGTGGGGGTTAGTATGCTGGTGCTGTCGGTAACGGGGCTGATTGATGGCCTGGCCCGGTTGGTGCCCAAAACCGTAATTCGTGGTATTCAGTTTGGTCTGGCCCTGCAGCTGGCCACGTTGGCCCTGAAACAGTATATACCCGCCGATGGCCTACCCGGCTACGGGCTGGCCGCCGCCGGCTTTCTGGTAACGGTGGTGCTGCTGGGCAACCGGCGCTGGCCCGCTGCTCTTGTTGTGTTGGCGCTGGGAGTGGCCTACGGCCTCATTTTCAAGCTTGACTTTGCTAACGCCCAGCGCGCCGTAGGTCTGCACCTGCCCAGCTGGCACGTGCCCGCCCGCGCCGATATTCTGCTGGGCGCGGTGTTGCTGGCTTTGCCCCAGATTCCGCTGTCGCTCGGCAACTCGGTGCTGGCTACCAAGCAGGTAGTGGATGACTACTTCCCCGACCGGCCCCTCACGGTGCGTAAAATCAGCTTTACCTATGCCCTCATGAACCTGGTGAACCCGTTTCTGGGGGGCTTCCCGGTGTGCCACGGCTCGGGCGGTATGGTAGGCCACTATACGTTTGGTGGGCGCACGGGCGGCTCGGTGGTGTTGTACGGGCTATTGTTTCTGGTGCTGGGCCTGTTCTTCAGCCAGGGTTTCCAGCAGATTGTACACATCTTTCCGCTGCCGGTGCTGGGCGTACTGCTCCTGTTTGAGGCCCTGACCCTGGCTACCTTGCTGCGCGACATCAGCGGTTCCCGCTCCGATTTGCTGCTGGCCCTGCTGGTGGGGTTACTGTGCAGCGGGCTGCCATACGGCTATCTGGTGGGCCTGTTAGTAGGCACTAGCTTGTACTACGCCATGCAGCGCGGGTGGGTAGGCCTAGGGAAGTAG
- the moeB gene encoding molybdopterin-synthase adenylyltransferase MoeB: MLTSEERQIYRRHLQLPEIGEEGQLRLKNARVLVVGAGGLGCPILQYLAAAGVGHLGIVDADKVEASNLQRQILYGPADLGHLKAEAAARAVRRINPHIQVEAQTCRATLGNVRKLLEAYDVVVDGTDNFPTRYLLNDACVTLKKTLVSGAIYKFEGQVSVFNYQGGPTYRCLFPQPPSAEEAPNCDATGVLGVLPGLVGTAQATEVLKVILGIGEVLSGRLWMFDALTFQTRLLKFACRPDQATIGLDNANPNDYADFCGAGVNAVSAQELQVQLASEHPPFLLDVREPDEFASGHIPGATLLPLSNLDKGVGAVPRHHPVVVYCRSGRRSAEAIERLQTQYGFSNLLNLDGGILAWDEQAIDA, from the coding sequence ATGCTCACTTCCGAAGAACGCCAGATTTACCGCCGACACCTGCAACTCCCTGAAATTGGGGAGGAGGGCCAGCTTCGCCTGAAAAATGCCCGGGTGCTCGTGGTAGGTGCCGGAGGGCTGGGCTGCCCCATTCTGCAGTATCTGGCGGCGGCCGGCGTAGGCCACCTCGGCATTGTGGATGCCGATAAAGTGGAGGCCAGCAACCTGCAGCGCCAGATTCTGTACGGCCCCGCCGACCTGGGCCACCTCAAGGCCGAAGCCGCGGCCCGGGCCGTCCGGCGCATCAACCCGCACATTCAGGTGGAGGCGCAAACCTGCCGCGCTACCCTGGGCAACGTGCGCAAGCTGCTGGAGGCCTACGATGTGGTAGTGGATGGCACCGACAACTTCCCCACCCGCTACCTGCTCAACGACGCCTGCGTCACGCTAAAAAAAACGCTGGTATCGGGGGCAATCTATAAGTTTGAAGGGCAGGTTTCGGTGTTCAACTACCAAGGGGGGCCTACGTACCGCTGCCTGTTCCCGCAGCCACCTTCTGCCGAAGAAGCGCCCAACTGCGACGCCACCGGCGTGCTGGGCGTACTACCAGGCTTGGTGGGTACGGCCCAAGCTACGGAAGTGCTGAAGGTGATTCTGGGTATTGGCGAAGTGCTGTCGGGCCGGCTCTGGATGTTTGATGCCCTGACCTTCCAGACGCGCCTGCTAAAGTTCGCCTGCCGCCCCGATCAAGCCACCATAGGCCTGGACAACGCCAACCCGAACGATTACGCTGACTTCTGCGGTGCCGGTGTAAATGCCGTGTCGGCGCAGGAGCTGCAGGTGCAGCTGGCATCTGAGCACCCACCGTTTCTGCTGGATGTGCGCGAGCCCGACGAGTTTGCTTCCGGTCACATTCCGGGCGCCACCCTGCTGCCCCTGAGTAATCTCGACAAGGGGGTGGGCGCCGTGCCGCGTCACCACCCGGTAGTAGTATACTGCCGCTCCGGCCGGCGCAGTGCCGAGGCCATTGAGCGCCTGCAAACGCAATACGGTTTCTCCAATCTGCTCAACCTCGACGGCGGCATCCTGGCCTGGGATGAACAAGCCATTGACGCGTAA
- the fdhD gene encoding formate dehydrogenase accessory sulfurtransferase FdhD — MSAPVFLPPTSYDYVTVHKVQGQNTTEATDVLAAEEPLEIRVGYGPSGQREHRTLSITMRTPGHDFELAAGFLLTEGIIRNRQELQGVIYCPDVEKEEERENVVRAELAPSAAVDLPRLERHFYTSSSCGVCGKTSIEAVHAAACPVLPTQGPYVHPAVLHQLPERQRAAQALFEQTGGLHAAALFSPAGELLLLREDVGRHNALDKVIGAALLQEMLPLHNAVLLVSGRASFELVQKAAVAGIPVLAAVGAPSSLAVAAAKNFGMTLCGFVRQGRYNVYCHEWRIFSEAEKSDAATK; from the coding sequence ATGTCAGCGCCAGTTTTTCTACCTCCCACCAGCTACGATTACGTGACCGTGCACAAAGTGCAGGGCCAGAACACCACCGAGGCCACTGATGTGCTGGCCGCCGAAGAACCCCTGGAAATCAGGGTGGGCTACGGGCCTAGCGGGCAGCGGGAACACCGCACCCTCTCCATTACCATGCGCACCCCGGGCCACGACTTTGAGTTGGCCGCCGGTTTTCTGCTCACTGAAGGAATTATCCGTAATCGGCAGGAGCTGCAAGGGGTGATTTACTGCCCTGACGTGGAGAAAGAAGAGGAGCGCGAAAATGTGGTGCGCGCGGAGCTGGCCCCCAGCGCCGCCGTAGACCTGCCCCGCCTGGAGCGCCATTTTTACACCAGTAGCAGTTGCGGCGTGTGCGGCAAAACCAGTATTGAGGCCGTGCACGCGGCGGCCTGTCCCGTGCTGCCCACCCAGGGCCCCTACGTGCACCCGGCCGTACTACATCAGTTGCCGGAGCGGCAGCGGGCGGCGCAGGCCTTGTTCGAGCAAACGGGTGGCCTACACGCGGCGGCGTTATTTTCGCCAGCGGGTGAGCTGCTGCTGCTGCGCGAAGACGTGGGCCGCCACAATGCCCTCGACAAAGTAATTGGGGCGGCGCTCCTGCAGGAAATGCTGCCCCTGCACAACGCGGTGCTGCTGGTGAGTGGGCGGGCATCGTTTGAGCTGGTGCAAAAGGCCGCCGTGGCGGGCATTCCGGTGCTGGCGGCCGTGGGCGCGCCCAGCTCCCTGGCTGTGGCCGCCGCAAAAAACTTCGGAATGACGCTCTGCGGCTTTGTGCGCCAGGGCCGCTACAATGTGTATTGCCACGAGTGGCGTATCTTTTCGGAAGCTGAAAAAAGTGATGCAGCAACAAAGTGA
- a CDS encoding DUF7009 family protein, with product MKLRLEDNTLRLRLDPPEVDAFQQNGKLETIVPLGLAAADQLTYTLERDPATPALTVRHEANRIRVVVPALVADGWTSTEEVSLRGTTQVSGNQVLHILVEKDLGCKH from the coding sequence ATGAAACTTCGCCTCGAAGACAACACCCTTCGCCTCCGCCTCGACCCGCCCGAAGTTGATGCGTTTCAGCAGAACGGTAAACTGGAAACCATTGTACCGCTGGGGTTAGCCGCCGCCGACCAGCTTACGTATACGCTGGAACGTGACCCGGCAACGCCGGCCCTTACGGTGCGCCATGAGGCCAACCGAATCAGGGTGGTGGTACCAGCCCTTGTAGCCGACGGCTGGACGTCTACTGAGGAGGTGAGCTTGCGCGGCACAACTCAGGTTTCTGGTAATCAGGTATTGCATATATTAGTAGAGAAGGACTTAGGCTGTAAGCACTAA
- a CDS encoding FdhF/YdeP family oxidoreductase, with translation MEDSPINDPGKAGKTEQQGAESNVPKSGQRPDQGTAPTNDHYRPDPQADRDESSIPAPDVANAKYIHPILAQPPEALTGLQLEERAKVAAGVTAVIKSMEFSWTEGGLNRGTRGLLNMNQKDGFDCSSCAWPDPDDHRSVAEFCENGAKATASDADDKAAGPEFFAKNSLAELSKMTDRDQNNAGRLTHPLVKRPGDNHYSPIEWSEAFQIIGRELNALDSPNEAVFYTSGKVPNEPAFLFQLFAKQFGTNNLPDCSNMCHESSGAALSPTLGLGKGSVTLNDIYEAEVILIIGQNPGTNHPRMLTALQKAKRNGAKIISVNPLLEAGLNHFKNPQDFMNPLRALGALLGDGTQITDLFLQVRVDGDMALLRGIMKHLFEAEDVNPGQVVDRAFIAEYTTGFESFEQNIRNTRWEDIEELSGITRAQLLEAANMLATKKKIITCWAMGVTQQRQGVQTIQEIVNLHLMKGAIGKPGAGTCPVRGHSNVQGDRTMGVWEQPTKEFQDSLGKEFNFQPPYEHGYDTVEAIKAMYKGKTKVFFSLGGNLLAAGPDTEVIAEGMRKQKLTVFVGTKLNRGHLVTGKTSLLLPCFTHADVDMQRSGHQMTSCENSMGVVSQNKGVLVPLEGQMMSEVAIISGVAIATLGERTNIADWVAMTENYDVIRDHISRVIPGFENFNEKLRRPGGFYLPNGPRERKFTTKNGKANFTTTELEKYTLEPDQLILMTVRSHDQFNTTIYDYNDRYRGVHNERRVLFMNREDMADRGIKAKDLIDITSHFKGEKRTVEKFVAVPYDIPRGNVSAYFPEANPLVPIASVAKVSNTPTSKYVIVTVEPTRKTVGAPLNIRLAVEA, from the coding sequence ATGGAAGATTCTCCTATCAACGACCCTGGCAAAGCTGGTAAAACCGAGCAGCAAGGCGCTGAATCCAACGTCCCGAAAAGCGGCCAGCGGCCCGACCAGGGCACGGCTCCTACCAACGACCACTACCGCCCCGACCCGCAGGCAGACCGCGACGAAAGTAGCATTCCGGCTCCCGACGTAGCCAACGCCAAGTACATTCATCCCATTCTGGCCCAGCCCCCAGAGGCCCTGACTGGCCTCCAGCTGGAGGAGCGGGCAAAAGTTGCGGCAGGCGTTACGGCGGTTATCAAGTCGATGGAGTTCAGCTGGACGGAGGGTGGCCTAAACCGTGGTACCCGCGGCCTGCTCAATATGAACCAGAAGGATGGGTTTGACTGCTCCAGCTGCGCCTGGCCCGATCCCGACGACCACCGCTCCGTAGCGGAGTTTTGCGAGAACGGCGCGAAAGCCACTGCTTCTGATGCCGATGACAAAGCTGCCGGCCCCGAGTTTTTTGCCAAGAACAGCTTGGCGGAGCTCTCTAAAATGACTGACCGCGACCAGAACAACGCCGGCCGCCTCACGCACCCTTTGGTGAAGCGCCCCGGCGATAATCACTACTCTCCCATTGAGTGGTCGGAGGCATTCCAGATCATTGGCCGGGAGTTGAATGCGCTGGACTCGCCCAACGAGGCCGTGTTCTACACCTCGGGCAAGGTGCCCAATGAGCCGGCTTTCCTGTTTCAGCTGTTTGCTAAGCAGTTCGGCACCAACAACCTGCCCGACTGCTCCAACATGTGCCACGAGAGCAGCGGCGCGGCCCTGAGCCCCACACTGGGCCTGGGCAAAGGCTCCGTAACGCTGAATGATATTTATGAGGCCGAGGTAATCCTGATTATTGGTCAAAACCCCGGCACCAACCACCCCCGCATGCTCACGGCTCTGCAGAAGGCCAAGCGCAATGGGGCTAAAATCATCAGTGTAAACCCGCTGCTGGAGGCTGGACTCAATCACTTCAAAAACCCCCAGGATTTCATGAACCCCCTGAGAGCCCTGGGCGCCCTGCTCGGCGACGGCACTCAGATTACCGACCTGTTCCTGCAGGTGCGCGTAGACGGCGACATGGCCCTGCTGCGCGGTATCATGAAACACCTGTTTGAGGCCGAGGACGTGAACCCTGGCCAGGTAGTTGACCGCGCGTTTATTGCTGAGTATACCACCGGCTTTGAGTCGTTTGAGCAAAACATCCGCAATACCCGCTGGGAAGATATTGAGGAGCTAAGCGGCATTACCCGCGCGCAGCTGCTGGAAGCCGCTAACATGCTGGCCACCAAAAAGAAGATTATCACCTGCTGGGCCATGGGCGTAACCCAGCAGCGCCAGGGCGTACAAACTATTCAGGAGATTGTAAACCTGCATCTCATGAAAGGTGCCATTGGTAAGCCCGGTGCGGGCACCTGCCCGGTGCGGGGCCACTCCAACGTGCAAGGCGACCGGACCATGGGCGTGTGGGAGCAGCCTACCAAGGAGTTTCAGGACTCCCTGGGTAAGGAGTTCAACTTCCAGCCTCCTTACGAACACGGCTACGACACTGTAGAAGCCATTAAGGCCATGTACAAGGGCAAGACCAAGGTATTCTTCAGCCTGGGCGGTAACCTACTGGCTGCCGGCCCCGATACCGAAGTTATTGCCGAGGGTATGCGCAAGCAGAAGCTCACCGTATTTGTGGGCACCAAGCTCAACCGCGGCCACCTGGTTACGGGCAAAACCAGCCTGCTACTGCCCTGCTTCACCCACGCCGACGTGGATATGCAGCGCTCCGGCCACCAGATGACCTCCTGCGAGAATTCAATGGGCGTGGTAAGCCAGAACAAAGGCGTACTGGTACCCCTGGAGGGCCAGATGATGAGCGAAGTAGCCATCATCAGTGGTGTAGCTATTGCTACTCTGGGCGAGCGAACCAACATTGCCGACTGGGTAGCCATGACGGAAAACTACGATGTCATCCGCGACCATATCTCGCGCGTGATTCCGGGTTTTGAGAACTTCAACGAGAAGCTGCGCCGCCCCGGCGGGTTCTACCTGCCCAATGGCCCCCGTGAGCGAAAGTTTACCACCAAGAACGGCAAGGCTAACTTCACCACCACGGAGCTGGAGAAGTACACCCTGGAACCCGACCAACTGATCCTGATGACGGTGCGCAGCCACGATCAGTTCAACACCACCATCTACGACTACAATGACCGCTACCGCGGCGTGCATAATGAGCGACGCGTGCTCTTTATGAACCGTGAGGACATGGCTGACCGGGGTATTAAGGCGAAAGACCTCATTGACATCACCAGTCACTTTAAAGGCGAGAAGCGTACGGTAGAGAAGTTCGTGGCAGTGCCCTACGATATTCCGCGCGGCAACGTGTCGGCGTACTTCCCCGAGGCCAACCCCCTGGTTCCCATTGCCAGCGTAGCCAAGGTAAGCAATACGCCCACTTCCAAATACGTGATTGTAACGGTGGAGCCCACCCGTAAAACCGTAGGTGCCCCCCTAAATATCCGGTTGGCCGTAGAGGCATAG
- a CDS encoding BLUF domain-containing protein, translated as MYQLIYISTATRLMTDEELQALLEQARLNNVKYGITGLLLYHEGRFMQLIEGPADVVYKLYRHIEQDERHADTAKLAEKEVETRSFPDWSMAFWPVQSEDLSNVSGFLLPEQMQLPTQGLSNADALLLRIMQGHMMRSHT; from the coding sequence ATGTATCAACTCATTTACATTAGTACGGCCACCCGTCTGATGACGGATGAGGAGTTACAGGCATTGCTGGAGCAGGCCAGGCTGAACAACGTCAAATATGGTATTACCGGCCTGCTGCTCTACCACGAGGGACGCTTTATGCAACTAATAGAAGGCCCCGCAGATGTCGTATACAAGCTCTACAGGCACATTGAGCAGGATGAGCGCCACGCCGATACGGCCAAGCTAGCCGAGAAAGAGGTGGAGACCCGTAGCTTCCCCGATTGGAGCATGGCCTTCTGGCCTGTTCAGTCCGAGGACCTCAGCAATGTTTCAGGCTTTTTGTTGCCCGAGCAGATGCAGCTACCCACGCAGGGGCTCAGCAATGCCGATGCGCTCCTGCTGCGCATCATGCAAGGCCACATGATGCGCAGCCATACCTAG
- a CDS encoding BamA/TamA family outer membrane protein: MKRVERRQAFQQDLFNLNYGYTWKTQLTNEQTLRPIDIQYLRLGNTFPSFDSLLVERPFLANSFRQQFILASSYRYTYNQQALAQRRNQVYFSGGIELAGNLAYLFSSLTSQPKAETADGRQAYTLIGQQFAQYTKVDLEFRNYFRISADPTSGNKIATRVLIGAGLPYKNSTVLPYLKQYGIGGPNSVRAFPARGIGPGTYRTPVSRENSYFYDQVGDLRFEANAEYRQDLFPYVKGALFIDAGNIWLVNPDPSRQTVDADGNPDGKDGQFAFNSFLKELAVGAGAGIRIDVQFFVIRFDYAYPLRVPYNNAEVIRPSINSSYNVQDNKGRLNIAIGYPF; this comes from the coding sequence GTGAAGCGCGTAGAGCGCCGCCAGGCTTTCCAGCAAGACCTTTTTAACCTGAACTACGGCTACACCTGGAAAACCCAGCTCACCAACGAGCAAACGCTGCGCCCCATTGACATTCAGTACCTGCGCTTAGGCAATACCTTTCCCTCCTTTGACTCGTTGCTGGTAGAACGGCCTTTCCTAGCTAACTCCTTCCGGCAGCAGTTCATTCTGGCCAGCTCCTACCGCTATACTTACAACCAACAGGCGCTGGCGCAGCGGCGCAACCAGGTATATTTCAGCGGGGGCATAGAGTTGGCCGGCAACCTGGCTTACCTGTTCAGCTCGCTTACCAGCCAGCCCAAAGCCGAAACAGCCGATGGCCGCCAGGCCTACACCCTCATTGGCCAGCAGTTTGCGCAGTACACCAAGGTAGACCTGGAATTTCGGAACTACTTCCGTATCAGTGCTGACCCTACCAGCGGCAACAAAATTGCTACCCGGGTGCTCATTGGGGCGGGCTTGCCCTACAAGAACTCCACGGTATTACCCTACCTGAAGCAGTATGGTATTGGCGGCCCCAACAGTGTGCGGGCCTTCCCGGCTCGGGGCATTGGGCCTGGTACGTACCGTACGCCCGTCTCGCGCGAGAACAGCTACTTCTACGATCAAGTGGGCGACCTGCGCTTTGAGGCCAACGCTGAGTACCGCCAAGACCTGTTTCCGTACGTGAAGGGTGCACTGTTTATTGATGCGGGCAACATCTGGCTGGTAAACCCCGACCCCAGCCGCCAGACCGTTGATGCCGATGGCAACCCCGACGGTAAAGACGGACAGTTTGCGTTCAACTCCTTCCTAAAGGAGCTGGCCGTAGGTGCCGGAGCTGGTATCCGGATTGACGTGCAATTCTTCGTGATTCGCTTTGATTATGCTTACCCCCTGCGCGTACCTTACAACAATGCGGAAGTCATTCGGCCAAGCATAAACTCCTCGTATAACGTGCAGGACAATAAGGGCCGCCTGAACATTGCCATTGGCTACCCCTTCTAA